The genomic window CTTCAGGTTCTCGATGCTCACTGTCAGACTCCCTCGGACATCAGGGCGCCGGCGTCGATGGTCGGGTCACCCTTCTTCCAGTTGCAGGCGCACAGCTCGTCGGACTGCAGGGCGTCGAGGACACGCAGGACCTCGTCGACGTTGCGGCCCACGGAACCGGCGGTGACCGACACGAACTGGATCTCGTTGTTCGGGTCGACGATGAAGGTGGCGCGGTCCGCGACACCGTCGGCGTTCAGGACGCCGGTGGCCTCGGCCAGCTCACGCTTGAGGTCCGACAGCATCGGGAAGGGGAGGGTCTTGAGATCCTCGTGCTGGGCACGCCACTGGAAGTGCACGAACTCGTTGTCGACCGAGGCGCCGAGCACCTGGGCGTCGCGGTCCGCGAACTCGTCGTTCAGCTTGCCGAACGCGGCGATCTCCGTCGGGCACACGAACGTGAAGTCCTTGGGCCAGAAGAAGACGACGCGCCACTTGCCGGCGTAGTCGTCGCTGGTGACCTGGGTGAAGTAGTCGTCGGGCTGCTGGGCGTCGACCTTGGACAGGTCGCCACCGATCACGGCGGTCAGGTTGTAAGCCGGGAACTGGTCGCCGATGGTCAGCAGAGCCATGTGTCGTCCTCCTACGTGAAAGTGAACATCTCGAGTACCGCGAGCGGGTCCAGTCGTGCCGGACGACCTGCGTTCTTGCGGTATGCACTCCATAGTGCCCCAAACCCTTCAAAAGGTAAAGGTGATAGGTGGCACTACACTGATAGGCATGGCTGATGGGACTTATCAACCGACACTGTCACAGCTGCGTGCCTTTGTCGCGGTGGCCGAATATCGCCACTTCGGAACCGCCGCAGCACGTTTGAATGTGAGCCAGCCCACACTCTCGCAGGCGCTCGCGTCCCTCGAGAACGGTCTCGGTGTGCAGCTCATCGAACGCAGCACCCGCCGCGTCCTCGTCACCGCCGACGGTGAACACCTCCTCGCCCGGGCGAAACTCGTCCTCGACGCCGCCGACGGCTTCGTCTCCGCCGCGGCCGGGGTGGGCGACGGCCTCGCCGGGCCCCTGCGGATCGGGCTCATCCCCACCGTCGCGCCGTACGTGCTCCCCGGCCTGCTGCCCGCGCTGCGCCGCGACATGCCCGCACTCGTGCCGCAGGTCGTCGAGGACCAGACGGCCCGACTTCTCGACGCACTGCGTGTCGGCACACTCGACGTCGCCGTGATGGCGCTGCCGTCCGAGGTGCAAGGGCTCGTCGAAATTCCCCTGTACACCGAGGAATTCGTGATCGTCCTCCCCGGCGGGCATCCGATGGCGGGGCGTGACGACCTGCCGCTGCGGGTCCTCGACGAACTGCCCCTGCTGCTGCTCGACGAGGGCCACTGCCTCCGTGATCAAACGTTGGACCTGTGCCGGTCCGTCGACGCCTACCCGCAGTCCCGGGACACCCGCGCGACATCGCTCGCCACCGTCGTGCAGTGCGTCGCAGGCGGATTGGGCGCCACCCTGGTCCCGGCGTCGGCCGTCGACGTCGAAACCCGCCGCGGCGACCTCGCCACCGCGCACTTCGCCTCACCCGCCCCCGGACGCACCATCGGACTCGTCTTCCGCGGCTCGAGCGGACGCGCCGACGGCTACCGGCACCTCGCACAGATCCTGCGGGACGTCGCGCCGGTGGAGGTGGTGCACGCCGAGTCGTGACGGCCGTCAGCGCCGTCTGCGTCCGCCCGGCTTGCTCTTGGCTCCCGGCCTACCGGGCTTCCCGGACGGTGTGCCGCCGCGTCGCGGGGCCGGGGCCTTGGTGGTCTTGGCTTCCCGGGACACCTTGGCGCCCTTGGTCTTCGGGGTTTCGTGCGGGTTTCGGCCGCGGGAACTGTTGGCGGTGCGGCCACGCACGATCCCGATGAACTCCTCGACGAGATCGGTGGTGCGGTCCTCGGGCCACGACAGCGCGATCCGGGACTCGGGGGCCCCGGCGACGGGCCGGTAGGTCAGATCCTTGCGGTGGTACAGCCGTGCCAGCGACATCGGGACGACGAGCACCCCGACCCCGGCGGCAACCAGTTCGATCGCGTCGGCGGTGGTGGCGGGGCGATCGTTCGCGGCCCGGCCGGGCAATGCGTCCCACACCAGGGGTGTGTCGAGCGGATCGAGCACGAGCTCGTCCGCGAGATCGCTGAGCGCAATCTCGTCGGCGGCCGTGAACACGTGATCCTTCGGGACGACGACGACCGGCACCTCGTCGTACAGGGGAATCGCGCTCAGCCCGTCGCGGTCGACCGGCAACCGCAGCAGGGCGACGTCGGCGCGGCCGTCGCGCAGGGCGACCGTGGCGTCGACGGCGTCGACGGCCACCAGCTCGAGCGGGGTGTCGGCCAGGCGTTCACCCCAGATGCGGACCCACTTCGCGGGGGTGACACCGGGGACGTACGCGAGCCGGAACGGTGGGGGATCGGTCGCCTCGGTCACCCGGTCAGGCTACCCGCAGCGGCGAGTGCAGCCGCGCCGCGCATGCTCGTTACCCTTGACGTATGACGTCGCAGAAGACTCCCCAGACGATGAAGCCCGCCACCGCGGCCAAGAAGCTGGGTGTGTACCTCCAGGCCACCCCCGCCGAGTTCCAGGCCGGCGTGGTCTCGCGCGACGAGCTGAACGAGTGGCAGGCCACCCCGCCCGAGTGGCTCGTCGCACTCCGCAAGGACGGTCCGCACCCCAAGGACGTGGTCGCCGCGAAGCTCGGTGTCTCCATTGCCGGGCTGGCCCGCGGCGGGGTCACCGAGGCCCTCACCACCGAACAGATCGACGCCCTGCTCGCCGACCAGCCGGACTGGCTCGCCGCCGAACGCGCCAATCTCGTCGAGGTGCGCAAGGAGGACAAGCGGATCCGCGAGCAGCAGGCCGCGAAGCGGGAGGCGTCCAACCGCCGCGAACGCAACTCCGGGCCGTTCAAGGGGTAGAAGCGGCCGATACGACGCACTGCGGGCGGTTGCTGCGCGTTCCTCTCGGGGAACGGCACAGCAACCGCCCGCAGTGCTGTGGTGGGGCTATGCAGCAGGAACCGGCTGCCACTGGTCGCGCAGCGTGCGCTCCCGCCCGAGCATGCCGATCTGGGCGAGCAGTCCGGCGACGACCAGGACGATGTAGAGGGTGTACCACCACCAGTCGTGGGAGATCGTCTCGGTGAGGGTGCCGCGGTCGAAGTCGGCGGTGTCGATCGTGCCGACCAGCAACATGACGCCCGCGGTCACGGCAGTCGCCCCACCGAACGAGCTGACCACCACCAGCAGGAGCGCCGGCAGATTCGCCGCCAACGCCAGGACCGCCAGGGCGATACCCACGAGCACTCCGACGAGGACGACGACCCAGTTCCAGGTGACACCGAGCGCCGCCATCGCCGCCGAACCGAGAACGAAGCCGACCGACGCCATCGCCAACGTCACCGCAACCGCGTAGTACAGGTACGCCAGCAGC from Prescottella sp. R16 includes these protein-coding regions:
- a CDS encoding DUF5997 family protein; this encodes MTSQKTPQTMKPATAAKKLGVYLQATPAEFQAGVVSRDELNEWQATPPEWLVALRKDGPHPKDVVAAKLGVSIAGLARGGVTEALTTEQIDALLADQPDWLAAERANLVEVRKEDKRIREQQAAKREASNRRERNSGPFKG
- a CDS encoding peroxiredoxin; its protein translation is MALLTIGDQFPAYNLTAVIGGDLSKVDAQQPDDYFTQVTSDDYAGKWRVVFFWPKDFTFVCPTEIAAFGKLNDEFADRDAQVLGASVDNEFVHFQWRAQHEDLKTLPFPMLSDLKRELAEATGVLNADGVADRATFIVDPNNEIQFVSVTAGSVGRNVDEVLRVLDALQSDELCACNWKKGDPTIDAGALMSEGV
- a CDS encoding LysR substrate-binding domain-containing protein, giving the protein MTEATDPPPFRLAYVPGVTPAKWVRIWGERLADTPLELVAVDAVDATVALRDGRADVALLRLPVDRDGLSAIPLYDEVPVVVVPKDHVFTAADEIALSDLADELVLDPLDTPLVWDALPGRAANDRPATTADAIELVAAGVGVLVVPMSLARLYHRKDLTYRPVAGAPESRIALSWPEDRTTDLVEEFIGIVRGRTANSSRGRNPHETPKTKGAKVSREAKTTKAPAPRRGGTPSGKPGRPGAKSKPGGRRRR
- a CDS encoding DUF4203 domain-containing protein; this translates as MSDIVIGILAVVIGAVFCFRGVVAMRFVIALWGAFVGLALGAGLVSAVTGDGVFATALGWIVGVLVAVLFSLLAYLYYAVAVTLAMASVGFVLGSAAMAALGVTWNWVVVLVGVLVGIALAVLALAANLPALLLVVVSSFGGATAVTAGVMLLVGTIDTADFDRGTLTETISHDWWWYTLYIVLVVAGLLAQIGMLGRERTLRDQWQPVPAA
- a CDS encoding hydrogen peroxide-inducible genes activator; the encoded protein is MADGTYQPTLSQLRAFVAVAEYRHFGTAAARLNVSQPTLSQALASLENGLGVQLIERSTRRVLVTADGEHLLARAKLVLDAADGFVSAAAGVGDGLAGPLRIGLIPTVAPYVLPGLLPALRRDMPALVPQVVEDQTARLLDALRVGTLDVAVMALPSEVQGLVEIPLYTEEFVIVLPGGHPMAGRDDLPLRVLDELPLLLLDEGHCLRDQTLDLCRSVDAYPQSRDTRATSLATVVQCVAGGLGATLVPASAVDVETRRGDLATAHFASPAPGRTIGLVFRGSSGRADGYRHLAQILRDVAPVEVVHAES